One segment of Anguilla anguilla isolate fAngAng1 chromosome 1, fAngAng1.pri, whole genome shotgun sequence DNA contains the following:
- the styk1b gene encoding tyrosine-protein kinase STYK1b: MSSLSEADSRCATGDTICEIRVYEQEVIVVPVLFLFTFLVMLIFLLLLRFCPEKVDRIRPQNIGSVMRPQRSRRNLQGIDAPLGINPLEHESIALDVPTYSTFAAPQHTLAVPLDELAYASFRSSSQQPSGMPPELPTQRLPESFNLVSPLPLTFSMREGDSVSLYRARMGHRDVILRVLKDSASPKEKQSFLGFASFLTQLGAHPFLPAVLGVVSLRAPLITVVEELENRDLLGFLWRCRQDHVGSEAPCDLTERRIFTMSNQVASALDYLHKRDILHGNVGARSVLVSRELTAKLWGLGNAYARKTQEAPVVEGPWQKKWQAPEVLARREATQGSDVWSFGILLYEMVTLGDAPFPDISVNELMQYLQRGKTLKRPVNCSNSLYSIIKSCCHWKEADRATLSEVIRKLQSGEKSANDKSVIRVPEPINIEKYLQEAGYGETHNYTVF, encoded by the exons ATGTCGTCTTTGTCTGAAGCAGATAGTCGGTGTGCGACTGGAGACACCATCTGTG AGATTCGGGTGTACGAGCAGGAGGTGATCGTGGTGCCCGTGCTGTTCCTCTTCACCTTCTTGGTGATGCTGATCTTCCTGCTTCTGCTGCGGTTCTGCCCGGAGAAAGTGGACCGCATACGACCGCAGAACATCGGCTCAGTGATGCGACCGCAGAGGTCCAGGAGAAACCTGCAAGGAATCGACG cgCCCCTGGGAATTAACCCCTTAGAGCACGAGAGCATCGCCTTGGACGTCCCCACCTACTCCACCTTCGCCGCCCCCCAGCACACCCTCGCCGTCCCCCTGGATGAGCTCGCGTACGCCAGCTTCAGAAGCAGCTCCCAGCAGCCCTCCGGCATGCCCCCGGAGCTGCCCACGCAGAGGCTGCCGGAGTCCTTCAACCTGGTCTCCCCGCTCCCGCTCACCTTCTCCATGAGGGAAGGGGACTCCGTGTCCCTGTACAGGGCCAGGATGGGCCACAGGGACGTGATTCTGAGAGTTCTCAAAG ACTCGGCGAGCCCCAAAGAAAAGCAGTCCTTTTTGGGATTTGCCTCCTTCCTGACACAGCTTGGGGCGCACCCCTTCCTCCCTGCGGTGCTGGGCGTGGTCTCACTGCGGGCGCCGCTGATCACGGtcgtggaggagctggagaacagGGACCTACTGGGTTTCCTGTGGAGGTGTAGGCAG GATCATGTGGGCAGTGAGGCTCCATGTGACCTAACGGAGAGGCGAATTTTCACCATGTCCAATCAGGTGGCCTCTGCTCTG GACTACCTTCACAAACGGGACATTCTCCATGGCAACGTTGGAGCACGCAGCGTGCTGGTTAGCCGGGAGCTAACAGCCAAGCTGTGGGGATTGGGGAACGCCTATGCACGGAAGACCCAGGAAGCCCCTGTTGTAGAGGGGCCTTGGCAGAAAAAGTGGCAGGCCCCTGAGGTATTGGCCCGGAGAGAAGCCACACAGGGCAGCGATGT ctGGTCATTTGGCATCTTGCTGTATGAAATGGTGACGCTAG gagatgCCCCATTCCCGGATATCTCAGTCAATGAGCTGATGCAGTATCTCCAGAGAGGAAAGACCCTGAAGAGACCAGTCAACTGCTCCAACTCACT TTACTCAATCATCAAGAGTTGCTGCCATTGGAAAGAAGCCGACCGTGCCACTTTGTCTGAGGTGATCCGCAAGCTCCAATCAGGAGAGAAAAGTGCCAATGACAAATCTGTTATTCGAGTGCCTGAGCCAATCAACATTGAAAAATACCTGCAGGAGGCGGGATATGGGGAAACCCACAACTACACTGT